A window of Synechococcus sp. MEDNS5 contains these coding sequences:
- a CDS encoding lysozyme inhibitor LprI family protein — translation MRASAPLPLVLAASLLCLLPPATRASEGCSSAQSTVEETGCVIAALKAMDQRLEQALEAVAQEARAVPSEVFQTLWRDNLTGFYNTSADPAAQAAAFRDERRKVCAYAKSVAFQGTGYGIFTTRCELALTRALLDQLKP, via the coding sequence ATGCGCGCCTCTGCCCCCCTCCCTCTGGTTCTCGCCGCTTCGCTCCTGTGTCTGCTGCCTCCCGCAACGCGGGCCTCTGAGGGGTGCTCCTCAGCGCAGAGCACCGTGGAGGAAACGGGTTGTGTGATTGCGGCTTTGAAGGCGATGGACCAGCGCCTGGAGCAGGCTCTTGAAGCGGTGGCGCAGGAGGCCCGTGCGGTGCCCAGTGAGGTGTTTCAGACCCTCTGGCGCGACAATCTCACCGGTTTCTACAACACCAGTGCTGATCCAGCGGCACAGGCCGCGGCATTTCGGGACGAACGCCGCAAAGTGTGTGCCTATGCCAAATCTGTCGCGTTTCAGGGCACGGGCTACGGCATCTTCACGACGCGCTGCGAGTTGGCGCTGACCCGCGCCCTGTTGGATCAGTTGAAGCCCTGA
- the fghA gene encoding S-formylglutathione hydrolase, whose product MELISSHHCFGGEQRRYRLHAETLHSDTTVSVYLPPAALSAESSVAALPALIWLSGLTCSDENAVQKAGAQRLASELGLALVMPDTSPRGDAVPSDPGGHWDFGHGAGFYLDAEQEPWHQHYRMHSYVVEELPARLSAALPLDPNRLGLAGHSMGGHGALVLGLRHPQRFRSVSAVAPICHPSACPWGQKAFTHFLGNSAEAQARWRAWDGVALLEDGHRREDCLLVDVGSADPFLEEQLRPSDLKAAAERCGQPLTLTVHEGYDHSYFFVASVIDTHLRHHARGLGLFNG is encoded by the coding sequence ATGGAACTGATCAGCTCCCATCACTGCTTTGGCGGCGAACAACGGCGCTACCGACTGCACGCCGAAACGCTGCACAGTGACACCACGGTGAGCGTGTATCTGCCCCCCGCCGCGCTCAGCGCAGAGTCGAGTGTCGCTGCCCTGCCCGCCCTGATCTGGCTGTCAGGTCTCACCTGCAGCGATGAAAACGCGGTGCAGAAGGCGGGAGCCCAGCGACTGGCCTCCGAGCTCGGGCTGGCCCTGGTCATGCCCGACACCAGCCCCCGTGGTGATGCGGTGCCCAGTGATCCAGGGGGACACTGGGATTTCGGCCATGGCGCCGGCTTCTATCTGGATGCCGAGCAGGAGCCATGGCACCAGCACTACCGCATGCACAGCTACGTGGTCGAAGAGCTCCCGGCCCGGCTCAGCGCAGCCTTGCCCCTGGACCCCAACCGCCTGGGGCTGGCTGGTCATTCCATGGGCGGTCATGGAGCCCTGGTGCTGGGCTTGCGTCACCCGCAGCGCTTCCGTTCCGTTTCGGCGGTGGCACCGATCTGCCATCCCAGCGCCTGCCCCTGGGGGCAGAAGGCCTTCACCCATTTCCTCGGAAACAGCGCCGAGGCCCAGGCCCGCTGGCGAGCCTGGGATGGCGTGGCCCTGCTCGAGGATGGTCATCGCCGGGAGGACTGCCTGCTCGTGGATGTCGGCTCCGCCGATCCCTTTCTGGAAGAACAGCTGCGCCCGAGCGACCTCAAGGCAGCGGCCGAGCGCTGCGGCCAGCCGCTCACGCTCACTGTGCATGAGGGCTACGACCACAGCTACTTCTTTGTGGCCAGTGTGATCGACACCCACCTGCGCCATCACGCCCGGGGGCTGGGGCTCTTCAACGGATGA
- a CDS encoding S-(hydroxymethyl)glutathione dehydrogenase/class III alcohol dehydrogenase, which produces MIRARAAVAWAPGEPLDVTEIDVAPPQAGEVLLKVVATGVCHTDAYTLSGADPEGLFPAVLGHEGGAVVVEIGEGVSSVAVGDHVIPLYTPECGSCRFCRSGKTNLCQAIRTTQGRGLMPDGTSRFSRNGRMIHHYMGTSTFSEYTVLPEIAVARINPEAPLEKVCLLGCGVTTGIGAVRNTAKVEPGSSVAVFGLGGIGLAVIIGAVQAGAERIIGIDINPAKFAIAEQLGASECINPKDLNAPIQEVLIERTDGGVDYSFECIGNVEVMRAALESCHKGWGESTIIGVAGAGQEISTRPFQLVTGRVWRGSAFGGVRGRSELPGFVENFQKGEIPLDTFITHTMGLDAINNAFALMHKGESIRSVVHF; this is translated from the coding sequence ATGATTCGCGCCAGAGCTGCCGTGGCCTGGGCTCCCGGGGAACCCCTCGATGTCACCGAGATCGACGTGGCGCCGCCCCAGGCCGGGGAGGTGCTGCTGAAGGTGGTGGCCACAGGCGTGTGCCACACCGATGCCTACACCCTTTCGGGGGCAGATCCCGAAGGGCTCTTCCCCGCGGTGCTGGGCCATGAAGGCGGCGCCGTCGTGGTGGAGATCGGCGAGGGAGTGAGCTCCGTGGCCGTCGGCGACCACGTGATTCCGCTCTATACGCCGGAATGCGGCAGCTGCCGCTTCTGCCGCTCCGGCAAGACCAATCTCTGCCAGGCGATCCGCACCACCCAGGGGCGGGGGCTGATGCCCGATGGCACCAGCCGCTTCTCCAGGAACGGTCGGATGATCCATCACTACATGGGCACCTCCACCTTTTCGGAGTACACCGTGCTGCCGGAGATTGCGGTGGCGCGCATCAACCCGGAGGCACCACTCGAGAAGGTCTGCCTGCTTGGATGCGGTGTCACCACCGGCATCGGTGCCGTTCGCAACACCGCCAAGGTGGAGCCGGGCAGCTCAGTGGCCGTGTTCGGTCTGGGCGGCATCGGCCTCGCCGTGATCATCGGTGCCGTGCAGGCCGGTGCCGAACGGATCATCGGCATCGACATCAACCCAGCCAAGTTCGCCATCGCCGAGCAGCTAGGTGCCAGCGAATGCATCAATCCCAAAGACCTCAACGCCCCGATTCAGGAGGTGCTGATCGAGCGCACCGATGGCGGCGTCGACTACTCCTTTGAGTGCATCGGCAACGTGGAGGTGATGCGCGCAGCCCTGGAGTCGTGCCACAAGGGCTGGGGTGAATCAACGATCATCGGCGTGGCGGGTGCTGGGCAAGAGATCAGCACCCGTCCCTTCCAGCTGGTCACCGGCAGGGTATGGCGCGGTTCCGCCTTCGGGGGGGTGCGCGGACGCTCCGAACTGCCGGGTTTTGTGGAGAACTTTCAAAAAGGAGAGATCCCTCTTGACACCTTCATCACCCACACCATGGGCCTCGACGCGATCAACAACGCCTTTGCGTTGATGCACAAAGGAGAGAGCATTCGCTCCGTCGTTCATTTCTGA
- a CDS encoding mechanosensitive ion channel family protein: MRTSKRLVAFMAGLLGVILISGVPLWAEPQRTNHQPLDLRYESSLPVIPLEDQPFYPELVQRADLWRHTPLGQVVGNSPQETLLNFYAVMADVGLLIEDVETSHRNDPGLFWNRQARAEIEEVEVLFNAAVDALDGSSFPLGVRPYLKDEAAIQLKHVLDFILNSSRQIISIPDANAMKALNDERSKDTQSWTLPGSSIVLTSELADNPINSNFLFSAATVANVGAMYEQVEQQVEDLNDQEFFTRSFYQDFVHTPGRLFPPKWYLNLPAGVRARLETEVLFDQTLFRLALSIVAILLLLLLIGALARLLIRSYKPGANDAAQIWTRDSLAWTRVVLVLPMVVATKAVELFIDLYLNFTGTPLVVLTVLFEAAYFSLFVVLVFLFFEALGRSLSEGLVRLSGDQDIWQLSRTSNRVMPTCRIISGVVAVALIYKLLLQLGLSPTLVLALSTVPGLAIGLGASKLLSNLFAGLSLQTDRPLRVGEFCEIGDKQGFLTKIGLRSVEIATATGKVTIPNAVAEDCIVNNLSRNHAEPGSPQLQGLDLSLELDTKAPFSPDQMADLLALARSYAENRPDLINPCLTVELNPGSPQRLRCIALIHVVNWRDYIALQESLSLAFSQLIDRVDLSHFVLGVSYDSSDQQLAAIPGILRGIIQRTKGFELRACRLLDIAEFSYNFKCHLFCQTLSYKQFKDSIDVINRELLHELAAAEIVIPFPTAIEIQRDDG; the protein is encoded by the coding sequence GTGCGCACAAGCAAGCGGTTGGTTGCCTTCATGGCAGGCCTTCTTGGCGTCATCCTGATCTCTGGGGTTCCGTTATGGGCTGAACCTCAGCGTACGAACCATCAACCCCTTGATCTGCGCTACGAAAGTTCCCTTCCGGTGATTCCCCTTGAGGATCAGCCGTTTTATCCCGAGTTAGTGCAACGTGCTGACCTCTGGCGGCATACCCCCCTGGGACAGGTGGTGGGGAATTCACCCCAAGAGACCCTGCTCAACTTCTATGCCGTCATGGCCGACGTCGGCCTTCTGATCGAAGATGTTGAAACCTCCCATCGCAATGACCCCGGGCTGTTCTGGAACCGTCAGGCCAGGGCCGAGATCGAGGAGGTGGAGGTGCTCTTCAATGCGGCGGTGGACGCTCTCGATGGCTCGTCATTTCCGCTCGGCGTTCGCCCCTACCTCAAAGACGAAGCAGCCATTCAGCTGAAGCATGTTCTCGATTTCATCTTGAACAGCAGCCGCCAGATCATCTCCATTCCAGACGCCAATGCCATGAAAGCGCTCAATGATGAGCGCTCCAAAGACACCCAGTCGTGGACTCTTCCTGGATCTTCCATCGTTCTCACCAGTGAGCTGGCTGACAATCCGATCAACAGCAATTTTCTGTTCTCGGCCGCCACAGTGGCGAATGTCGGTGCCATGTACGAGCAGGTCGAGCAGCAGGTTGAAGATCTCAACGACCAGGAGTTCTTCACCCGCTCCTTCTACCAGGATTTTGTCCACACTCCCGGTCGCCTGTTTCCGCCCAAGTGGTACTTGAATCTCCCAGCTGGAGTTCGCGCCAGGCTTGAAACCGAAGTGCTGTTCGATCAGACCCTCTTCCGGCTGGCGCTTTCGATTGTCGCCATTCTGCTGCTATTGCTGCTTATTGGGGCTCTTGCACGCTTGCTGATCCGCTCCTACAAGCCTGGAGCGAATGATGCGGCGCAGATCTGGACGCGCGATTCCCTGGCCTGGACACGGGTTGTGCTGGTGCTGCCGATGGTGGTCGCCACCAAAGCGGTTGAACTGTTCATTGACCTCTACCTGAACTTCACCGGCACACCGCTGGTGGTGCTCACTGTGCTATTCGAAGCGGCCTATTTCAGCCTGTTCGTTGTGCTCGTGTTCCTCTTTTTTGAAGCGCTGGGGCGCTCATTGTCGGAGGGCTTGGTGCGTCTCTCGGGGGATCAGGACATCTGGCAACTGTCGAGAACCAGCAACCGGGTGATGCCCACCTGCAGGATCATCTCCGGCGTGGTGGCCGTTGCCCTGATTTACAAACTGCTGCTGCAGCTGGGGCTCTCGCCCACGCTGGTGCTCGCACTCTCCACCGTTCCGGGCCTGGCGATCGGCCTCGGCGCCTCCAAGCTGCTGAGCAATCTGTTTGCCGGGCTATCTCTGCAGACCGATCGGCCGCTGAGGGTCGGAGAGTTCTGCGAGATCGGCGACAAGCAGGGCTTTCTCACAAAGATCGGGCTGCGTTCGGTGGAGATCGCAACCGCCACCGGCAAAGTCACGATCCCCAATGCCGTGGCTGAAGACTGCATCGTCAACAACCTCTCCCGCAATCATGCGGAACCCGGATCTCCCCAACTCCAAGGCTTGGATCTGAGCCTGGAGCTCGACACCAAAGCACCGTTCAGTCCCGATCAGATGGCTGATCTCCTGGCTCTGGCAAGGAGCTACGCCGAGAACCGGCCGGATCTGATCAACCCCTGCCTCACTGTTGAGCTGAACCCAGGATCGCCGCAGCGCTTGCGTTGCATCGCTTTGATTCACGTTGTGAACTGGCGTGACTACATCGCCCTGCAGGAATCACTGTCGCTGGCTTTCAGCCAGCTCATCGACAGGGTCGATCTTTCTCACTTCGTGCTTGGGGTGTCGTACGACAGCTCAGATCAACAGCTTGCGGCCATTCCCGGAATCCTTCGCGGGATCATCCAGCGAACGAAAGGGTTTGAACTCAGAGCATGCCGGCTGCTGGACATCGCCGAGTTCAGTTACAACTTCAAATGTCATCTCTTCTGTCAGACCCTGAGCTACAAGCAGTTCAAGGATTCGATTGATGTGATCAATCGTGAGCTGTTGCACGAGCTGGCAGCGGCTGAGATCGTGATTCCCTTCCCCACCGCCATCGAAATCCAGAGGGATGATGGCTGA
- a CDS encoding tellurite resistance TerB family protein produces the protein MSWDSHFTKAGTRAFRHALDYREPFCRMADGEMIALLDELLELRRSVGAHQMMLQAAKCLTKAQCMTAYAMASELMRSDGPFEPEERRFLDHLAVTLEISKFEAQRIDTVFEIFHASLTLSSTIEMTPSVVV, from the coding sequence GTGTCCTGGGACAGTCATTTCACAAAAGCGGGCACGCGGGCCTTTCGTCATGCCTTGGATTATCGCGAGCCTTTTTGTCGAATGGCTGATGGCGAAATGATTGCTCTGTTGGATGAACTCCTGGAGTTACGACGCTCTGTCGGGGCTCATCAAATGATGCTTCAGGCAGCGAAGTGTCTTACGAAAGCGCAGTGCATGACGGCCTATGCGATGGCCTCAGAACTGATGCGTTCCGATGGCCCCTTTGAACCAGAGGAGCGACGCTTCCTTGATCACCTCGCTGTGACATTGGAAATCTCTAAGTTTGAAGCGCAGCGTATCGATACGGTGTTTGAAATTTTTCATGCCAGCCTCACCTTAAGCAGCACGATCGAAATGACTCCTTCAGTTGTTGTCTAG
- a CDS encoding phosphotransferase codes for MPVLPSGDAIDSEWLSAHLNIGVEALDIEPLGVPQGFVSNTMRLKPRGASDALPDSLILKIDSENPVGRELALHLNSFGREVGFYRSLAPQLASLVPHAYATGNGSSDAGRWLLLEDLSAMAVGNQVRGVNAKDCSRVLDAIARVHARFWTSSALLNHDWLPRHQFWFKGSSETLSAFYRSFLDDYELRVEPEALKAIALVIEHSQAIDAAIAQRPATLVHADLRVENVLFARNVSQRDVVLLDWGTPTRSMAAMDLAFLIGGSVPMPARRGQLRELCALWHQSLRTHGVKDYTLSDAWADVQLAALRCLSSVLFLHNWQMDPNITSRAMLLDDEWIERCCALVVELDALEVLESLG; via the coding sequence ATGCCGGTTCTTCCTTCTGGCGATGCCATTGATTCGGAGTGGCTCAGCGCGCACTTAAATATCGGCGTTGAGGCACTCGACATTGAACCTCTGGGAGTGCCTCAGGGCTTTGTGTCCAACACGATGCGCCTCAAGCCGCGAGGAGCCTCCGATGCTCTGCCGGACTCGTTGATTCTCAAGATCGACAGTGAGAATCCTGTTGGTCGGGAACTGGCCCTTCATCTCAATTCCTTCGGCAGGGAGGTGGGTTTTTATCGCTCGTTGGCTCCTCAGCTGGCGTCGTTGGTGCCTCACGCCTACGCAACGGGCAATGGCTCCAGCGATGCGGGGCGCTGGTTGCTGCTGGAGGATCTCTCGGCAATGGCGGTCGGGAACCAGGTCCGCGGTGTCAACGCCAAGGACTGTTCCCGAGTTCTCGATGCCATTGCCAGGGTGCATGCCCGATTCTGGACGTCCTCAGCCTTACTGAACCACGACTGGTTGCCTCGTCATCAGTTCTGGTTCAAGGGCAGCAGCGAAACGCTGTCAGCCTTCTATCGCAGCTTCCTCGATGATTACGAGCTGCGTGTTGAACCTGAGGCGCTCAAGGCGATCGCTCTGGTGATCGAGCACTCGCAGGCCATCGATGCGGCCATCGCCCAGCGGCCGGCAACCCTGGTTCACGCCGATCTGCGGGTTGAAAATGTGTTGTTCGCCAGGAATGTCTCGCAGCGTGACGTCGTGTTGCTCGACTGGGGCACCCCCACCCGCTCGATGGCTGCGATGGATCTCGCCTTCCTCATCGGCGGCAGCGTGCCGATGCCCGCCAGGCGGGGACAGCTGCGCGAGCTCTGTGCCCTCTGGCATCAGAGTTTGAGGACTCATGGCGTGAAGGACTACACCCTCAGCGATGCCTGGGCTGATGTTCAACTCGCTGCTTTGCGTTGCCTGAGTTCCGTTCTCTTTCTCCACAACTGGCAGATGGATCCCAACATCACGTCCCGAGCGATGCTGCTCGATGATGAATGGATTGAGCGATGCTGCGCTCTCGTTGTGGAGCTGGATGCGCTTGAGGTGCTGGAGTCGCTCGGCTGA
- a CDS encoding phosphatase PAP2 family protein, with protein MALALLDGPPRPGSAAAALDQAKANASFALRDSPRWTLAARDADLQFPEAAISFSCSLGVPINATDTPRLLLLMRRSMTDLGLATYPAKNRYQRQRPFMVNNQPICTPADEQGLRGDGSYPSGHTAVGWGWGLILSTIAPERSDELIARGRAFGESRSICNVHWHSDVQAGELMASATTARLHADPVFQADLQAARQEVEALRARQAQPNGDCTLEEAALANRQ; from the coding sequence ATGGCCCTGGCCCTGCTGGATGGTCCACCGCGTCCGGGCAGCGCCGCTGCAGCCCTGGATCAAGCCAAGGCCAACGCCAGCTTTGCGCTGCGCGACTCGCCCCGCTGGACGCTCGCCGCCAGAGATGCCGATCTGCAGTTCCCGGAAGCGGCCATCAGCTTCTCCTGCTCTTTGGGCGTACCGATCAATGCAACGGACACGCCCAGACTGCTGCTGCTGATGCGCCGCAGCATGACGGACCTGGGGCTCGCCACCTACCCCGCCAAGAACCGCTACCAGCGCCAGCGCCCGTTCATGGTCAACAACCAACCCATCTGCACGCCTGCGGATGAACAGGGCTTACGCGGCGACGGCTCCTATCCCTCGGGCCACACTGCGGTGGGCTGGGGGTGGGGATTGATCCTGAGCACGATCGCGCCGGAACGCAGCGACGAACTGATTGCCAGAGGCCGGGCGTTCGGTGAAAGCCGCAGCATCTGCAACGTGCACTGGCACAGCGATGTGCAGGCCGGTGAGTTGATGGCCTCGGCGACCACCGCCAGGCTTCACGCTGATCCTGTCTTCCAGGCTGATCTCCAGGCAGCACGTCAGGAAGTGGAGGCGCTCAGAGCCAGGCAGGCCCAGCCCAATGGCGACTGCACCCTGGAGGAGGCAGCCTTGGCGAATCGCCAATAA
- a CDS encoding Coq4 family protein gives MPTDWSSQSLLTQQSLRNKSPIRGRKSPGVPATLIAELHQLMATEQKHYARSSFSKGVTKLGISILQTAKQPERAFQHGRYFGIPANTKLAKDTFERALATPEVKNLLANRPSQTWPDLEQMAAMPKGSLGWCVHRRLEKLGISFLVDQSQVPESQTDEEFVITRSTRLHEIHHTILGLPITVAGEAAATAFYASTGSSPFHIGILSSWMLRGAYEPGERRLIWDAIGFGIAIGQEVPELFSPRWEEGWERPITDWQDELGLSELLKTSPFQDEFANIYGLNLE, from the coding sequence ATGCCGACCGACTGGTCAAGCCAATCCTTGTTGACTCAGCAAAGTCTTAGAAACAAATCACCCATTCGGGGGAGGAAATCGCCTGGGGTTCCAGCGACATTGATTGCAGAACTTCATCAACTTATGGCTACAGAACAAAAGCACTACGCACGCTCATCATTTTCCAAGGGTGTCACAAAGCTAGGGATTTCAATTCTGCAGACAGCAAAGCAGCCTGAAAGAGCATTTCAACACGGCCGATATTTTGGAATTCCAGCCAATACCAAACTGGCAAAAGACACTTTTGAGAGGGCTCTGGCCACCCCAGAAGTGAAGAACCTACTGGCCAACCGGCCTTCACAAACATGGCCAGATCTTGAGCAAATGGCTGCCATGCCCAAAGGGAGTCTTGGATGGTGCGTGCATCGCCGATTGGAGAAGCTTGGGATCTCTTTTTTAGTTGATCAGTCTCAGGTGCCCGAATCCCAAACGGATGAAGAGTTCGTCATAACGAGAAGTACGCGTTTGCACGAAATTCACCACACGATTCTTGGTCTACCGATCACAGTGGCCGGCGAAGCTGCTGCGACGGCGTTTTATGCAAGCACTGGCTCAAGCCCCTTTCATATCGGAATTCTTTCATCTTGGATGCTGCGTGGTGCCTACGAACCAGGTGAGCGCAGGCTGATCTGGGATGCAATCGGTTTCGGCATTGCAATTGGCCAGGAGGTTCCTGAACTGTTCTCGCCTCGCTGGGAAGAAGGCTGGGAAAGGCCGATCACCGATTGGCAGGATGAACTGGGACTCAGTGAGCTCCTGAAAACCTCTCCATTCCAGGATGAATTTGCAAACATCTATGGATTAAACCTCGAATGA
- a CDS encoding YccF domain-containing protein, with amino-acid sequence MISALLNILWVVLGGFVMALGWWLAGLLCAITIIGLPWARSCFVIGRFSLWPFGQEAVNRRDLSGRGDLGTGPLGLLGNVLWFLVAGWWLAIGHLSSALACFITIVGIPFGIQHMKLALIALAPVGMTVVPATGSR; translated from the coding sequence ATGATCAGCGCCCTGCTCAACATCCTCTGGGTAGTGCTCGGAGGGTTTGTGATGGCCCTCGGCTGGTGGCTAGCAGGCCTGCTCTGCGCAATCACGATCATCGGGCTGCCCTGGGCACGCTCCTGCTTTGTAATCGGAAGATTTTCGCTCTGGCCGTTCGGGCAGGAAGCTGTGAACCGCAGAGACCTGAGCGGCCGGGGAGATCTGGGCACCGGTCCGCTGGGGTTGCTCGGCAACGTGCTCTGGTTTCTGGTGGCTGGCTGGTGGCTGGCGATCGGCCACCTCAGCTCCGCCCTGGCCTGCTTCATCACCATCGTGGGCATTCCCTTCGGGATCCAGCACATGAAGCTGGCCTTGATCGCCCTGGCGCCGGTGGGGATGACGGTGGTGCCAGCAACTGGATCACGGTGA
- a CDS encoding DUF429 domain-containing protein: MADPSDPSNCPCVLGIDAAWTTHNPSGVALAQRAAEGWQCLALAPSYDAFLAIAAGEPLDTSRKAQGSEPDPAALLAACQQLAGQPVDCVSVDMPLATTPITSRRAADTSIASRFGPKGCAVHSPSAERPGAIADQLRERFAELGVALHTTTTARKGPALIECYPHVALLALLKRDYRVPYKVSRSAQYWKAEQPPIAERFRRLLGEFTAIHQALSQRISAIPLTLPQPNEVTTLSSLKPMEDMLDALICAWIGIEHLDGRTVGLGDATAAIWLPAKLME, from the coding sequence ATGGCCGATCCATCTGATCCCAGCAACTGCCCCTGCGTCCTCGGCATCGACGCTGCATGGACGACCCACAATCCCAGCGGTGTGGCCCTGGCGCAACGAGCCGCTGAGGGGTGGCAGTGTCTGGCCCTGGCCCCCAGCTACGACGCCTTTCTCGCCATTGCCGCTGGGGAACCCTTGGATACGAGCCGAAAAGCCCAGGGCAGTGAACCCGATCCCGCCGCACTGCTGGCGGCCTGCCAACAACTGGCGGGGCAGCCCGTGGACTGCGTGTCGGTTGACATGCCCCTGGCAACAACACCGATCACCAGCCGGCGCGCCGCCGACACCTCCATCGCCAGCCGCTTCGGGCCGAAGGGTTGCGCCGTGCACAGCCCATCAGCCGAACGTCCCGGTGCCATCGCCGATCAGCTGCGCGAACGCTTCGCCGAGCTCGGCGTTGCCCTGCACACCACAACTACGGCTCGCAAAGGGCCGGCCCTGATCGAGTGCTACCCCCATGTGGCCCTGCTGGCCTTGCTCAAGCGCGACTATCGTGTGCCCTACAAGGTGAGCCGCTCAGCCCAGTACTGGAAGGCGGAGCAGCCACCGATTGCTGAGCGGTTCAGGCGCCTGCTCGGGGAGTTCACCGCCATCCACCAAGCCCTCAGCCAGCGCATCAGCGCCATCCCGCTCACCCTGCCCCAGCCCAATGAGGTGACCACGCTCTCGTCACTCAAGCCGATGGAAGACATGCTCGATGCCCTGATCTGCGCCTGGATCGGCATCGAACACCTCGACGGCCGCACCGTTGGCCTGGGGGATGCCACCGCGGCGATCTGGTTGCCGGCAAAGCTGATGGAGTGA
- a CDS encoding type II toxin-antitoxin system VapC family toxin: MIVLDTNVLSELMRQQPAEAVLAWADQLCPQEVAITAMNEAEILNGIARLADSHRKQQLEQGWDALLKSVLQHPVLPFNSDAAHWFAALVSHREGMGRPISTADAVIAATALAHDGQLATRNASDFTAIGLDLINPWSLDGRSI, translated from the coding sequence GTGATCGTTCTCGACACCAACGTGCTGTCGGAACTGATGAGGCAGCAACCGGCTGAGGCCGTTCTGGCCTGGGCGGATCAACTCTGCCCCCAGGAGGTGGCCATCACCGCCATGAATGAAGCCGAGATTCTGAACGGCATCGCCCGACTGGCCGACTCACATCGCAAGCAACAGCTTGAGCAAGGTTGGGACGCCCTGCTCAAGTCCGTGCTCCAGCACCCGGTGCTTCCGTTCAACAGTGATGCGGCGCACTGGTTTGCAGCCCTGGTGAGCCATCGCGAAGGCATGGGCCGGCCGATCAGCACCGCTGACGCCGTGATCGCCGCCACAGCTCTTGCCCATGACGGGCAACTGGCGACACGCAACGCCTCTGATTTCACAGCCATCGGCCTGGACTTGATCAATCCCTGGAGCCTGGATGGCCGATCCATCTGA
- a CDS encoding Arc family DNA-binding protein, with the protein MPTASVDSNDSTAGSVQAMATLTIRNLDNAVRDRLRRRAAEHGHSMEEEVRQILRQVVEPTKPAATKEGLGSRIHNHFARLGGLELELPARNDTPTAASFEP; encoded by the coding sequence ATGCCAACCGCTAGCGTTGACAGCAATGACAGCACTGCTGGCAGTGTTCAAGCCATGGCCACCCTCACGATCCGCAACCTTGATAACGCCGTGCGCGATCGGCTCAGGCGACGCGCCGCCGAGCATGGCCACTCGATGGAGGAAGAGGTGCGCCAGATCCTTCGCCAAGTGGTTGAACCCACGAAACCAGCGGCAACCAAAGAGGGATTGGGCTCACGCATTCACAACCATTTCGCCCGCCTCGGGGGCCTTGAGCTGGAGCTGCCAGCTCGCAACGACACCCCAACCGCGGCAAGCTTTGAGCCGTGA